The following proteins are encoded in a genomic region of Xanthomonas cassavae CFBP 4642:
- the parE gene encoding DNA topoisomerase IV subunit B has translation MNTRYNAADIEVLSGLDPVKRRPGMYTDTARPNHLAQEVIDNSVDEALAGHAKQVEVTLYKDGSCEVSDDGRGMPVDIHPEEKIPGVELILTRLHAGGKFSNRNYTFSGGLHGVGVSVVNALSTKVELFIKREGSEHRMEFRDGNAASKLEVVGTVGKKNTGTRLRFWADPKYFDTPKFNVRALRHLLRAKAVLCPGLTVKLHDEATGEQDSWYFENGLRDYLKGEMAEHELLPAELFVGSLKKDTEIVDWAAAWVPEGELVQESYVNLIPTAQHGTHVNGLRSGLTDALREFCDFRNLLPRGVKLAPEDVWDRVAFVLSLKMTDPQFSGQTKERLSSRQAAGFIEGAAHDAFSLYLNQNVEIGEKIAQIAIDRASARLKTEKQIIRKKVTQGPALPGKLADCISQDLSRTELFLVEGDSAGGSAKQARDKDFQAILPLRGKILNTWEVASGSVLASEEVHNLAIAIGCDPGKDDITGLRYGKVVILADADSDGLHIATLLTALFLQHFPALVAAGHVFVAMPPLFRVDVGKQVFYALDEEEKTTLLDKIAREKMKGQISVTRFKGLGEMNPQQLRESTIHPDTRRLVQLTIDDGEQTRSLMDMLLAKKRAGDRKQWLETKGDLASLEV, from the coding sequence ATGAACACCCGTTATAACGCCGCCGATATTGAAGTGCTGTCGGGTCTGGACCCGGTCAAACGCCGCCCGGGCATGTACACCGACACCGCGCGCCCGAACCATCTGGCGCAGGAAGTGATCGACAACTCCGTCGACGAGGCGCTCGCCGGCCACGCCAAGCAGGTCGAAGTCACCCTGTACAAGGATGGCAGCTGCGAGGTGTCCGACGACGGCCGCGGCATGCCGGTGGACATCCATCCGGAAGAGAAGATCCCAGGTGTCGAATTGATCCTGACCCGCCTGCATGCCGGCGGCAAGTTCAGCAATCGCAACTACACCTTCTCCGGCGGCCTGCACGGCGTGGGCGTGAGCGTGGTCAATGCGCTCTCGACCAAGGTCGAGCTGTTCATCAAGCGCGAAGGCAGCGAGCACCGTATGGAGTTCCGCGACGGCAATGCCGCCTCCAAGCTCGAAGTGGTCGGCACGGTCGGCAAGAAGAACACCGGCACGCGGCTGCGCTTCTGGGCCGACCCGAAGTATTTCGATACGCCCAAATTCAATGTGCGTGCGCTGCGCCACCTGCTGCGCGCCAAGGCCGTGCTGTGCCCCGGCCTGACCGTCAAGCTGCACGACGAAGCCACCGGCGAGCAGGACAGCTGGTATTTCGAGAACGGCCTGCGCGATTACCTGAAAGGCGAGATGGCCGAGCACGAACTGCTGCCGGCCGAGCTGTTCGTGGGCAGCCTGAAGAAGGACACCGAGATCGTGGACTGGGCCGCGGCCTGGGTGCCGGAAGGCGAGTTGGTGCAGGAAAGCTACGTCAACCTGATTCCGACCGCGCAGCACGGCACCCACGTCAACGGCCTGCGTTCGGGCCTGACCGATGCGCTGCGCGAGTTCTGCGATTTCCGCAATCTGCTGCCGCGCGGCGTCAAGCTGGCGCCGGAAGACGTCTGGGACCGGGTCGCCTTCGTGCTCAGCCTGAAGATGACCGACCCGCAGTTCTCCGGGCAGACCAAGGAGCGGTTGTCCTCGCGCCAGGCCGCCGGCTTCATCGAAGGCGCCGCGCACGATGCCTTCAGCCTGTATCTCAACCAGAACGTGGAGATCGGCGAGAAGATCGCGCAGATCGCCATCGACCGCGCCAGCGCACGGCTGAAGACCGAAAAGCAGATCATCCGCAAGAAGGTCACCCAGGGCCCGGCCCTTCCCGGCAAGCTGGCCGACTGCATCAGCCAGGACCTGTCGCGCACCGAGCTGTTCCTGGTGGAAGGCGATTCGGCCGGCGGTTCGGCCAAGCAGGCGCGCGACAAGGACTTCCAGGCGATCCTGCCGCTGCGTGGCAAGATCCTCAATACCTGGGAAGTGGCTTCCGGCAGCGTGCTGGCCTCCGAAGAAGTGCATAACCTGGCGATCGCGATCGGCTGCGATCCGGGCAAGGACGACATCACCGGGCTGCGCTACGGCAAGGTGGTGATCCTGGCAGATGCGGACTCCGATGGCCTGCACATCGCCACGCTGCTGACGGCGCTGTTCCTGCAGCATTTCCCCGCGCTGGTAGCCGCCGGCCATGTGTTCGTGGCGATGCCGCCGCTGTTCCGCGTGGACGTGGGCAAGCAGGTGTTCTACGCGCTGGACGAAGAAGAAAAGACCACGCTGCTGGACAAGATCGCGCGCGAGAAGATGAAGGGCCAGATTAGCGTGACCCGCTTCAAGGGCCTGGGCGAAATGAATCCGCAGCAGCTGCGCGAATCCACCATCCACCCGGATACGCGCCGGCTGGTGCAGCTGACCATCGACGATGGCGAGCAGACCCGTTCGTTGATGGACATGCTGCTGGCCAAGAAGCGCGCGGGCGACCGCAAGCAGTGGCTGGAAACCAAGGGCGATTTGGCGTCGCTGGAAGTTTGA